The following coding sequences lie in one Thermodesulfobacteriota bacterium genomic window:
- a CDS encoding PAAR domain-containing protein, with the protein MPYDPQDHFNTVLEGLAYEVNMAIKPFKEAAGIPNPGEPPPPPQHPLRTAQQVASGVMGMVNLPLTLMNTGFALLTDPIAQLVPAFQPAATMGSLYLGIPHPHAHPPSLVPPAPPIPMPSFGPVLVGNCVTVLIEGRPAARAGDLGFAVSCCGFVPVFEIFTGSSNTFIGGTRAARVGDICRECQPAAAGWARAVAAGMALASQTVSALGVAADTAEAIAESDAAMAAAKTISASAQAAQMATDAAAFALSQAMGKDPALIPAPGFLISFYPSVQIGGFPMINFPNPSAKLLEKLGRLRRRKNPSETGDQKAGASSCPL; encoded by the coding sequence ATGCCTTATGACCCCCAGGATCATTTCAACACCGTTTTAGAAGGGCTTGCCTACGAAGTCAACATGGCAATCAAGCCTTTCAAGGAGGCGGCAGGAATCCCCAACCCTGGGGAGCCCCCCCCACCCCCTCAGCATCCCCTCAGGACGGCCCAGCAAGTTGCGAGTGGGGTTATGGGTATGGTCAATCTTCCCCTCACATTGATGAATACAGGTTTTGCCTTGTTAACCGATCCGATCGCTCAACTGGTCCCCGCCTTCCAACCCGCTGCCACGATGGGATCTCTGTATTTGGGCATTCCCCATCCTCATGCCCACCCCCCCAGTTTGGTTCCCCCGGCCCCACCCATACCAATGCCGAGTTTCGGTCCGGTCCTCGTAGGAAATTGTGTCACCGTCTTGATCGAGGGCAGACCCGCAGCCCGTGCGGGGGATCTGGGATTTGCGGTCAGTTGTTGTGGTTTTGTCCCCGTTTTCGAAATCTTTACCGGTTCCTCCAATACCTTCATCGGAGGAACAAGGGCTGCCCGGGTGGGAGATATCTGCCGGGAATGTCAACCGGCGGCCGCAGGATGGGCGCGAGCCGTGGCTGCTGGAATGGCCCTTGCCTCACAAACCGTTTCAGCCCTTGGGGTGGCCGCAGATACGGCAGAGGCCATTGCCGAGAGCGATGCCGCCATGGCGGCTGCCAAAACGATCTCGGCCTCCGCACAGGCAGCCCAAATGGCTACAGATGCAGCCGCCTTCGCCTTGAGCCAAGCCATGGGAAAAGACCCAGCATTGATCCCGGCTCCAGGCTTCCTCATCTCCTTCTACCCCAGTGTCCAGATCGGGGGCTTTCCCATGATCAATTTTCCAAACCCTTCGGCCAAGCTTCTGGAAAAACTGGGTAGACTCAGGAGAAGGAAGAATCCTTCTGAAACAGGAGACCAAAAAGCAGGCGCTTCTTCATGCCCCTTATAG